A section of the Petrimonas sulfuriphila genome encodes:
- a CDS encoding tetratricopeptide repeat protein — MKKTIFVLFFALATHLTMAQRTVYHHQPGKLFNQGKEMFLEGNYTGAQDLLSQFITESTDRLLIEEAKYMMAVSSFYKGVKNSGERMKEYLDEYPESIYHHQVKFLIGSYHFDEKDWKLARFWFDQADLDYLKPSEQEDFSFRSAYANLQLDNKDEAYRLFGLLSQNSKKYRNAGNFYAGYIDYTNGNYDAALRRFEGLRNHPEFGEQVAFYSAQSTFFNNKLDEAIRLADSFLKAYPRSEHNTEMYRVLGNSHYRQGRATTAIPYYENYFGSTARPLRGDAYFMGLSYMEARRFNEAVQMFQKAVGERDALTQNAQLQIGQAQLKLGQKQQAQMAFEAASRDNFDPQVRETAMFNYALLAHETNFSVFSESIALFENFLKEFPNSPYTDQVNDILAETFLTTKDYQAALAAINRISRPGRRILEAKQMVLFQLGAQEFINGDMNAAVQHFNNSIALGNYDAKARNNAYYWRGEAYYRMANYPNAASDFQAFTQNASPADENYAMGWYNLGYTRFKQNQYSSAVTAFQQYISAETNRNRTEYADAHNRIGDSYYYNRSFAEAERFYTTAATINPSAADYAAYQKAFVMGLQRNYQGKADALDDLMRRYPQSQYFDDALYEKSRALVMMSRENEAINVLQQLVSGYPNSALSSQAGIQLGQLYYNGGNYQNSISTYKNVISKFPGTDDAKTALLSLETVYSELNDIQSYVNYANSLPGGMRITVSRQDSLTYLAAESVYMRGSKVEAESGMQRYLQSYPNGAYHTDANYYLGVLADEKGNKQQAATYFRKVADANSAKYLDDALIYVSAIEYNNGNLNQALADYSRLANSARNQSSQQTGQMGVVRTQYRLKSFHEAARAATAFLANANLSPEVTAEARYLRGKSLQQVNEVEKAMDDFQSLAQDTRNIYGAEAQFILADTYYRWKSYDKAESQVKSFMQKGTPHQYWMARALIVLSDTYRAKGDNFQARQYLESLKNNYKGSEADVQQMINERLSNL; from the coding sequence TCGCAATTTATCACGGAAAGCACCGACCGTTTGCTCATCGAAGAAGCAAAATACATGATGGCTGTTTCGTCTTTTTATAAAGGGGTGAAAAACAGTGGTGAGCGAATGAAGGAGTACCTGGATGAATACCCCGAAAGCATCTACCATCATCAGGTGAAATTTCTGATCGGTTCATACCATTTCGACGAAAAAGACTGGAAGCTTGCCCGGTTTTGGTTTGACCAGGCTGACCTGGATTACCTGAAACCGTCGGAGCAGGAAGATTTTAGCTTTAGGAGCGCTTATGCAAACCTACAGCTTGACAATAAAGATGAAGCCTACCGGCTTTTTGGATTGCTTTCGCAGAACAGCAAGAAATACCGCAATGCCGGAAATTTCTACGCCGGATATATCGATTACACGAACGGTAACTACGATGCCGCTTTACGTCGTTTTGAAGGGTTGCGGAACCATCCCGAATTCGGAGAGCAGGTTGCTTTTTATTCCGCACAATCCACCTTCTTCAACAACAAACTGGATGAAGCTATCCGCCTCGCGGATTCATTCCTGAAAGCTTATCCGCGCAGTGAGCACAATACTGAAATGTATCGGGTTCTGGGTAACAGCCATTACCGCCAGGGAAGAGCAACTACTGCCATTCCCTATTACGAAAATTATTTCGGCAGCACTGCCCGTCCACTTCGGGGAGATGCCTATTTCATGGGACTTTCTTACATGGAAGCACGAAGATTCAACGAAGCTGTGCAAATGTTTCAAAAAGCAGTTGGAGAACGGGATGCGCTTACGCAAAACGCTCAGCTGCAAATTGGGCAGGCCCAGTTGAAATTAGGACAAAAACAGCAGGCACAAATGGCATTTGAAGCAGCTTCGCGCGATAATTTCGACCCGCAGGTACGCGAAACCGCCATGTTTAACTATGCGTTGCTGGCGCACGAAACCAACTTCTCTGTTTTTAGTGAATCCATTGCGCTTTTCGAAAACTTTCTCAAAGAGTTCCCAAATTCTCCATATACCGATCAGGTGAACGATATTCTGGCCGAAACTTTCCTAACCACCAAGGATTACCAGGCTGCCCTTGCAGCCATCAACCGCATATCCAGGCCCGGTCGCCGTATTTTGGAAGCAAAGCAAATGGTGCTTTTCCAGTTAGGAGCACAGGAGTTTATCAATGGAGACATGAACGCTGCCGTCCAACATTTCAACAACAGCATTGCACTGGGAAATTACGATGCTAAAGCTCGTAACAATGCCTATTACTGGCGTGGGGAGGCCTACTATCGCATGGCTAACTACCCGAATGCAGCGTCAGACTTTCAGGCATTCACTCAAAACGCATCGCCGGCAGATGAAAACTATGCCATGGGTTGGTACAACCTGGGTTACACCCGGTTCAAACAGAATCAATATTCGTCGGCTGTTACTGCTTTCCAGCAATACATCTCGGCGGAGACTAACAGAAACCGGACAGAATATGCCGATGCACACAACAGGATTGGGGATAGCTACTATTACAACCGGAGCTTTGCAGAAGCCGAGCGATTTTATACTACAGCCGCGACCATCAACCCTTCAGCAGCTGACTATGCGGCGTACCAAAAAGCATTTGTGATGGGATTGCAGCGCAATTACCAGGGAAAGGCAGATGCGCTGGACGATTTGATGCGCCGTTATCCCCAATCCCAGTATTTCGATGATGCGCTTTATGAAAAAAGCCGCGCTTTGGTGATGATGAGCCGTGAGAACGAAGCCATAAATGTTTTACAGCAGTTGGTGTCCGGCTATCCCAACAGCGCTTTGTCGAGCCAGGCAGGTATTCAGCTGGGGCAGTTGTATTACAACGGTGGAAATTATCAGAACAGTATATCGACATATAAAAATGTAATTTCGAAATTTCCCGGCACAGACGATGCGAAGACAGCTCTTTTGTCGCTCGAGACCGTTTACAGTGAACTCAACGATATTCAGTCTTACGTGAATTATGCCAATTCGTTGCCGGGCGGAATGCGCATCACTGTGTCGCGGCAAGATTCACTCACTTATCTGGCAGCAGAAAGTGTCTATATGCGTGGCTCAAAAGTGGAAGCGGAATCGGGCATGCAACGCTACCTGCAAAGTTATCCCAACGGTGCATACCATACCGATGCCAACTATTATCTGGGCGTTTTGGCCGATGAGAAAGGCAACAAGCAACAGGCGGCAACCTATTTCAGGAAAGTAGCAGATGCCAACAGTGCCAAGTATCTCGACGATGCGCTGATCTATGTGTCCGCCATCGAATACAACAACGGAAACCTCAACCAGGCACTGGCAGATTATTCCAGACTGGCTAACTCGGCCCGGAATCAGAGCAGTCAGCAAACGGGACAGATGGGTGTTGTCCGTACACAGTACCGGTTGAAAAGTTTTCACGAAGCCGCTCGTGCAGCAACTGCTTTCCTGGCTAATGCCAATCTGTCGCCTGAAGTAACTGCAGAAGCCCGGTACCTGCGTGGAAAATCACTACAGCAAGTCAACGAGGTGGAAAAGGCGATGGACGATTTCCAATCGCTGGCACAAGACACACGAAACATTTACGGTGCGGAAGCGCAATTTATACTTGCCGACACGTATTACCGGTGGAAGTCGTACGACAAGGCAGAGTCACAGGTGAAATCGTTTATGCAAAAAGGAACGCCGCACCAGTACTGGATGGCGCGTGCACTGATTGTCCTGTCGGATACATACAGAGCCAAAGGCGATAATTTTCAGGCCAGACAATACCTTGAAAGCCTGAAAAACAACTACAAAGGCTCCGAAGCCGATGTTCAGCAAATGATAAACGAAAGACTAAGTAATTTATAA
- a CDS encoding sugar O-acetyltransferase has product MTEKEKMIRGELYMGSGAELSGEHLNSVRLCREYNAIDPVEKGKRSEILKELCPVQGDNVHIEGPFFCDYGYNIHFGNNVYINYNCTILDVTTVTIGNDVLIGPSVEIYTAAHPVQWKQRATRIEFGKPVFIGNNVWIGGNTTICPGVSIGNRTIIGAGSVVTKDIPDDVIAAGNPARIIKRLDTEYSL; this is encoded by the coding sequence ATGACAGAAAAGGAAAAAATGATTCGTGGAGAATTGTATATGGGTTCAGGTGCTGAATTATCCGGAGAACATTTGAATTCTGTACGATTATGCAGGGAGTACAACGCAATCGATCCCGTCGAAAAAGGGAAGAGATCCGAGATATTGAAGGAACTTTGTCCGGTGCAAGGAGACAATGTACATATTGAAGGGCCTTTTTTCTGCGACTACGGATATAACATCCACTTCGGAAACAACGTCTACATCAATTATAACTGCACAATACTCGACGTGACAACTGTAACTATCGGTAACGATGTACTGATAGGTCCTTCTGTAGAAATATATACAGCTGCACATCCGGTTCAATGGAAGCAGAGAGCTACGAGAATTGAATTTGGGAAACCTGTCTTCATCGGAAATAATGTGTGGATTGGAGGAAACACAACCATCTGCCCGGGGGTCAGCATAGGTAACAGAACAATTATCGGTGCAGGGAGCGTAGTAACTAAAGATATACCTGACGATGTAATAGCGGCTGGGAATCCCGCAAGGATAATAAAACGGCTGGATACCGAATATTCACTGTAG
- a CDS encoding FGGY-family carbohydrate kinase, translating into MGFYLGIDLGTSYFKAGIFDEQGNLAGLGRCLVIKQTDDGKICELPIADFWVTLRKCINRAIEKAEINPNELIAVSYSSQANSFILLDETDHPLTPLILWPDKRAGQIPSVLDSLLENPNFLKKTGLGILPGLQSMAAKIVWFQENKPEIWEKVNSIASVSDYLTFSLTGQKVSDFSTSSMTGLFDLLEEKWWNEALETLNINKKFLFSPKRTGSFVGTLAGERAIQLGLSADTKFFLGGLDHHIVAVGAGLTSSTQISESTGTVLACVNYHQGFCPRAGINIAPGLRKEYYFQMAFNENGATALEWYQKKFAPELSIEELLKMAEGIAPGSDGLKASPCVDKFESLSGFQNITNKHSHGHFVRAILESTGLSLRDLICSLDKENVSEVLIASGGGARSLLWMQIKADILNKVFIVPECSELACQGAALIGATGSIQQEERKESFGKQARYAQLINPNPADVEKYKLENKL; encoded by the coding sequence ATGGGATTCTATCTCGGAATAGATTTAGGAACAAGTTACTTCAAGGCGGGCATATTCGATGAACAAGGAAATCTCGCCGGACTGGGACGTTGTCTTGTTATTAAACAAACAGACGATGGAAAGATCTGTGAATTGCCAATCGCTGATTTTTGGGTTACACTACGTAAATGCATTAATCGGGCAATTGAAAAGGCAGAAATCAACCCAAACGAGCTAATTGCTGTTTCCTATTCATCGCAAGCCAACAGCTTTATCCTGTTAGATGAAACGGATCATCCGTTAACTCCATTGATTCTGTGGCCGGACAAAAGAGCCGGACAAATTCCTTCCGTTCTGGACTCTTTATTGGAAAACCCTAATTTTCTAAAGAAAACAGGATTAGGAATTTTGCCCGGTTTGCAATCAATGGCAGCTAAAATAGTTTGGTTTCAAGAGAACAAGCCGGAAATCTGGGAGAAGGTAAACAGCATTGCTTCCGTTTCAGACTACCTGACATTCTCGTTAACCGGACAAAAAGTAAGCGACTTCAGTACATCTTCCATGACAGGACTGTTCGATCTACTTGAAGAAAAGTGGTGGAACGAAGCATTAGAAACACTGAATATCAACAAAAAATTCTTGTTTTCTCCCAAAAGAACAGGAAGTTTTGTCGGCACTTTAGCCGGAGAAAGAGCTATACAATTGGGATTGTCTGCCGACACGAAATTCTTCTTGGGAGGATTAGACCACCATATTGTTGCTGTAGGTGCTGGCTTAACGAGTTCAACCCAAATTTCCGAATCAACAGGCACTGTGCTGGCATGCGTGAATTATCATCAAGGATTCTGTCCGAGAGCGGGAATAAACATAGCTCCAGGCTTAAGAAAAGAATATTATTTTCAAATGGCTTTCAATGAAAATGGAGCTACAGCACTAGAGTGGTATCAAAAAAAGTTTGCTCCTGAATTATCCATTGAAGAACTGTTAAAGATGGCCGAAGGCATTGCCCCGGGAAGTGATGGTTTAAAAGCTTCTCCCTGTGTTGATAAGTTTGAATCACTTTCGGGATTCCAGAACATTACAAACAAGCATTCCCACGGACATTTTGTAAGGGCGATTCTCGAATCGACTGGTTTAAGTTTACGAGACTTAATTTGCAGTCTGGATAAAGAAAACGTATCAGAGGTGTTAATAGCTTCAGGAGGAGGAGCCCGGAGCCTTTTGTGGATGCAAATAAAGGCCGATATCCTCAATAAAGTTTTTATTGTACCCGAATGCAGTGAATTGGCCTGCCAGGGAGCCGCATTGATCGGAGCGACAGGGAGTATCCAACAGGAAGAGAGGAAAGAGTCTTTCGGAAAACAGGCGAGATATGCTCAGCTGATAAACCCAAATCCAGCGGATGTAGAAAAATATAAATTGGAAAATAAATTATGA
- a CDS encoding SIS domain-containing protein, which yields MKELTEDAILQRAIQSLRIESKAISDIIDYLDKESFLKAVEVLSSCPKIITCASGSSGIAAKKFAHSLCCIERNAQFLSPAEAIHGGMGCMKKGDAVVMVSRGGKTAELLPIIEVCNKKEVILIGVTENLDAPLAKNSQIVVPMKIEKESDGLNVMATASFVATIAIFDAMLASIMETTGYSLEQFALIHPGGAVGSRLNG from the coding sequence ATGAAAGAATTAACAGAAGATGCGATCCTGCAACGCGCAATACAGTCCTTAAGGATTGAAAGCAAGGCCATTTCGGATATCATTGATTACCTGGACAAAGAGAGCTTTTTAAAAGCCGTTGAAGTATTGAGCAGCTGTCCCAAGATAATAACCTGCGCCAGCGGGTCGTCCGGTATCGCAGCCAAAAAGTTCGCACACTCGTTGTGCTGCATCGAGAGAAACGCACAATTCCTGTCGCCGGCGGAAGCCATCCACGGAGGAATGGGATGCATGAAAAAGGGAGATGCGGTAGTGATGGTCTCCCGGGGAGGAAAGACCGCCGAGCTGTTACCCATCATCGAGGTGTGCAATAAAAAAGAGGTGATCCTTATCGGGGTTACCGAGAACCTGGATGCTCCCCTGGCTAAAAATTCACAAATCGTTGTCCCCATGAAAATCGAGAAGGAGAGTGACGGGTTGAATGTCATGGCAACGGCCAGCTTCGTAGCCACGATTGCCATTTTTGACGCCATGCTTGCCTCCATTATGGAAACCACCGGGTATTCGTTGGAGCAGTTTGCCTTAATCCACCCGGGCGGCGCTGTCGGCAGCAGGCTTAACGGGTAA
- a CDS encoding secondary thiamine-phosphate synthase enzyme YjbQ: protein MKLYRGTIDLQSKDHRPDFHNVTDEVKRIVNESGVQNGICVVYSHHTTCSVMTQECSHDLNFFGREYLQQDLNNIMEKLVPTCRTEGQYLHPGPEHIKFALTFPDEEPKGSLNTDAHLRSVFFGRSETIPLVDGKLSLGDFGFIYFVDWDQIRERKRVCEVQIIGE, encoded by the coding sequence ATGAAACTTTACAGGGGAACAATTGACCTTCAGTCAAAAGATCACAGGCCGGATTTTCACAACGTGACGGACGAAGTAAAAAGAATTGTGAATGAATCCGGCGTTCAGAACGGCATTTGTGTCGTTTATTCGCACCACACCACCTGCTCGGTGATGACGCAGGAATGTTCGCACGACCTCAATTTTTTCGGCAGGGAATACCTGCAACAGGATTTGAACAACATCATGGAGAAGCTGGTACCGACATGCAGAACCGAAGGGCAATACTTGCATCCGGGTCCGGAGCACATTAAGTTTGCGCTTACCTTCCCGGACGAAGAACCGAAAGGCAGCCTTAACACTGACGCCCACTTACGTTCCGTGTTTTTCGGGCGTTCCGAAACCATACCTCTGGTTGACGGAAAGCTCTCGTTGGGCGATTTTGGGTTCATTTACTTTGTGGACTGGGACCAGATCCGTGAAAGAAAAAGAGTCTGTGAAGTACAAATTATCGGGGAATAG
- a CDS encoding DUF4838 domain-containing protein produces the protein MDSLKIFLKSPNGQLLIDLCKKNKIEVEYECHVLQEILPRSLFNNHPEYFRVDTNGVRRGDLNMCFSSEEAWFVVERNTTELLKWIQPTTNRYFFWIDDSYDGFCHCDKCNLYSPSDQALLYENRMLKIIQKVNPKASLAHLAYASTLEAPKTIKPKEGIFLEFAPIGRNYEDSLSSKQHKALKKNLEIFPKRTAHVLEYWLDASMFSGWDRNKWNKVPWNANYCKRDIELYRSLGICSFTTFATWMLHQHYFELYGQDETVEILKEYGSLLNGD, from the coding sequence TTGGATAGTTTGAAAATATTTCTCAAAAGTCCAAATGGGCAATTATTGATTGACTTGTGCAAAAAAAATAAAATTGAGGTGGAATATGAGTGCCATGTACTACAGGAGATTCTTCCCCGTTCCTTATTTAACAACCATCCCGAATATTTTCGTGTGGATACAAATGGAGTAAGAAGGGGCGATCTCAATATGTGTTTTTCCTCTGAGGAGGCATGGTTTGTTGTTGAAAGAAATACAACGGAACTACTCAAATGGATCCAACCGACTACTAACCGCTATTTCTTTTGGATTGATGACTCATACGACGGATTTTGCCATTGTGATAAATGTAACCTTTATTCACCAAGTGATCAGGCACTGTTATACGAAAACAGAATGTTGAAGATTATCCAGAAAGTGAATCCTAAGGCTAGTTTAGCTCATTTAGCCTATGCGAGTACATTGGAAGCACCGAAAACAATAAAACCAAAAGAAGGAATATTTCTCGAATTTGCCCCTATCGGCCGAAACTATGAAGATTCTTTGTCTTCCAAACAGCACAAAGCATTAAAAAAGAATTTGGAAATCTTTCCGAAAAGAACAGCACATGTATTGGAGTATTGGCTGGATGCCTCCATGTTTTCTGGTTGGGACAGAAATAAATGGAACAAAGTTCCTTGGAATGCCAATTATTGCAAGCGGGATATTGAATTGTACCGGAGTTTGGGGATATGTTCTTTTACAACATTTGCCACATGGATGCTTCATCAACACTACTTTGAACTGTATGGACAGGATGAAACGGTTGAAATATTAAAAGAATACGGGTCTTTGTTAAATGGGGACTAA
- a CDS encoding triose-phosphate isomerase — protein sequence MYKGLTIKPPFFEIGPKAYMYGERMLRLAKAADEASVKYDVRIILTLQPSDIYLLARETEHVLIFAQHMDPVPIGRGNGSILPEALKAAGAVGVILNHAEKPMTLADLSRAIRRADEVGLVSMVCADSIREAEAVAHLSPNIIVAEPTELIGTGQTSDEEYVIATTSAIKKVNTEIQVLQAAGIKNGQDVYRTIRAGADATGTTSGIMRAEDPEAMLDEMIGAVRKAWDDLNK from the coding sequence ATGTATAAGGGATTAACAATAAAACCGCCATTTTTTGAAATTGGGCCCAAAGCTTACATGTATGGGGAAAGGATGCTGAGGCTGGCAAAAGCGGCCGATGAAGCTTCCGTCAAGTACGATGTGAGAATAATTCTAACACTGCAACCGTCGGATATTTACCTGCTGGCCAGGGAGACGGAACACGTGCTCATTTTTGCTCAACACATGGATCCGGTCCCGATAGGCAGGGGAAACGGCTCCATCCTTCCAGAGGCGCTAAAAGCAGCCGGCGCTGTCGGTGTCATTCTCAACCACGCCGAAAAACCGATGACCCTGGCTGATCTGTCCCGGGCAATTAGACGGGCGGATGAAGTGGGCCTGGTTTCAATGGTATGTGCCGACTCCATCCGGGAGGCAGAGGCAGTTGCCCATCTTTCTCCCAATATTATCGTGGCTGAACCCACGGAATTGATCGGCACGGGACAGACCAGCGACGAGGAGTACGTGATTGCAACCACTTCGGCCATAAAAAAGGTAAACACGGAGATTCAGGTATTACAAGCAGCCGGAATCAAGAACGGGCAGGATGTTTACAGGACGATCAGGGCGGGGGCTGACGCCACGGGCACCACCAGCGGGATCATGAGAGCAGAGGATCCGGAGGCGATGCTGGATGAAATGATCGGTGCCGTTCGAAAAGCATGGGATGATTTAAATAAATAA